A window from Chaetodon trifascialis isolate fChaTrf1 chromosome 5, fChaTrf1.hap1, whole genome shotgun sequence encodes these proteins:
- the LOC139331607 gene encoding protein INSYN2B, which yields MGRRVADPTNPVPALGVPLAGGRWGPLCSVGVQTSPGLRTLPSIKQHGSQPANTHRPLAMAADKTMTAEKTVGVIRSDSNSLPVSKETSQNEINSLTQDDMGSQGSGSGVYCQIKTIRANPKDTRAKRTARYTNGSVVASDVVGGVCTEATEGKEPVHERRRVQSLRGEGHRSVLKTGSVCTTVHATPPRPCRVMTTSPLRLCGTCGRRRSQITPCTGACRRKVVNQITASQTLPNPPRTLAPSQSRKESALDSYPKNSQTANTSAHTSVKPTLIPQLSHTIPKTHSSHSNHTSHAQNKRTDSKQQTRPHSADFTHYKDSATQTTDTHVHNSTDRTTATTHTQQAHAPSVEATEPHSTDKHKQADEHKHTSVRIASKPPASSLHSDSKPTNTPPPPPKNSPKDTCSKPATPVAQTKNTQETTNTPKQTSSERTKLKDYAKQKSKSFDDHTLPCKTHMKAQCNGAPGGLPAGQVGNAPRGLERQLQNVEENLLSNQEKIKVLLNVIQDLEKSKALSEGRSSYRTGQDINNCPTCQKTACIIYSVEHDFRQQEGRLQGIMEALEGEYDVPAPTLTKPTLAPSTSSRPSTKARVKKLRKKCFWWL from the exons ATGGGCAGGAGGGTGGCTGACCCAACCAATCCAGTGCCTGCGCTGGGGGTTCCCCTGGCAGGGGGGCGATGGGGCCCGCTGTGCAGTGTCGGGGTGCAAACATCTCCCGGGCTGCGGACTCTGCCCTCCATCAAACAACACGGCAGCCAGCCAGCCAACACGCATCGGCCACTCGCCATGGCAGCAGACAAAACAATGACAGCGGAGAAGACAGTGGGAGTCATCAGAAGTGACAGCAACAGTCTGCCAGTGTCCAAGGAGACATCCCAGAACGAGATCAACAGCCTGACACAGGACGACATGGGGTCGCAGGGGTCAGGCAGCGGAGTTTACTGCCAGATTAAAACTATACGAGCAAACCCCAAGGACACAAGAGCTAAAAGGACAGCTCGGTATACAAATGGCAGCGTGGTGGCCTCTGACGTGGTGGGAGGGGTTTGCACCGAGGCCACAGAAGGTAAGGAGCCGGTTCacgagaggaggagggtgcagTCTCTACGTGGGGAGGGCCATCGCTCCGTATTAAAGACAGGGAGCGTTTGTACAACGGTGCACGCCACCCCACCGCGGCCCTGTCGAGTGATGACGACGTCCCCGTTGCGCCTTTGTGGGACGTGTGGGAGGAGACGGTCACAGATTACGCCGTGCACAGGTGCATGTCGCAGGAAGGTTGTCAATCAAATAACAGCCAGCCAGACTTTACCTAATCCACCACGGACCCTGGCTCCCAGCCAGTCAAGAAAGGAGTCTGCGCTGGACTCTTACCCCAAAAACTCACAGACAGCCAACACCTCCGCGCACACATCAGTGAAGCCTACTCTAATACCACAGCTGTCACACACTataccaaaaacacacagctcacatTCCAACCACACATCACACGCTCAGAACAAAAGGACTGATTCAAAGCAGCAGACAAGGCCACATTCTGCAGACTTTACTCATTACAAGGACTCAGCCAcccaaacaacagacacacatgtgcacaacagcacagacaggaccACAGCtaccacgcacacacagcaagcACACGCACCATCTGTAGAGGCGACAGAGCCGCATTcaactgacaaacacaagcaggctgatgaacacaaacacacatcagtccGTATCGCTTCTAAACCTCCAGCTTCTTCCCTTCACAGCGACTCAAAACCTACCAAcaccccaccacccccaccaaaaaactctcctaaagACACTTGTTCCAAACCGGCCACACCCGTAGCGCAAACCAAAAACACCCAGGAGACCACGAATACTCCCAAACAAACATCCTCAGAACGGACCAAACTCAAGGACTACGCAAAACAGAAGAGCAAATCATTTGACGACCACACTCTGCCTTGTAAGACTCATATGAAAGCACAATGTAACGGCGCTCCAGGAGGGTTGCCGGCTGGACAAGTAGGGAACGCGCCAAGAGGGTTGGAGAGGCAGCTGCAGAACGTGGAGGAGAACCTACTGTCCAATCAGGAGAAGATCAAGGTGCTTCTCAACGTCATTCAAGACCTGGAGAAGAGCAAGGCCCTCAGCGAAGG TCGCAGCTCATACAGAACTGGTCAGGACATTAACAACTGCCCCACCTGCCAAAAGACAGCCTGCATCATCTACAG tgtGGAGCATGATTTCCGACAGCAGGAGGGACGGTTACAGGGGATTATGGAGGCCCTGGAGGGGGAGTATGATGTGCCTGCACCCACTCTGACCAAGCCAACACTAGCCCCTTCCACCTCCAGCCGCCCCAGCACCAAGGCCCGTGTCAAGAAACTCCGTAAAAAGTGTTTCTGGTGGCTGTAA